The sequence below is a genomic window from Salicibibacter cibarius.
TACTTTGTGACATTCTCCATAGCCCCCTTTTGTCATTTAAAATGTCAGTGAGATATCGGCATCTTTGGCAAATTCAATGAACGATGCCGCTCCGCCAACTTCAATGCCATCAACAAAATCGTCTTTTTCCAAATTCATGACGTCCATTGTCATTTGACAGCCAATCATTTTCACATCCATTTCTTGAGCCATTTCTAATAAATCACTAATAGACGGAACATTTGCTTTCTGGAAACCTTCTTGGAAGTGTTCCTTCCCTTCCGGCAACGGCAGAGTCTTGTGGGCTTCCTTATGAATCAGGTTCAACCCTTCAAATGTGAAGAAAATGCCTACCTCTTTATCAGATGCCGCGGCAGCTGTCGCAATATTAAACACTTTGTATGCGTCAAACTTACCGCCATTTGCTGCAATAATCGCTACCCGTGAGTGGTTACCTTCCATTAATTGTTCCTCCCGTCCACATTTAATACACATACCAGTATGGGTATATGAGAAGTCAAAAAAATAAAGATTTGACTGTAAACACTACAATATACCCCTGGTGGTATATTGTCAAGTGAAATTCACTCGTTTATCTACTCTTAACAAGTAAATTTCCCGCTTCATTAATGACATCTACCGCGCTTTCTCCATTAGCCCGCTCCTCCCATAGGTATATAATATAATCAATCTTTTTGTTTTTCCCTCGTATTTATCTTTGTAGTACTATGGAATCTGTTTCAACGTCAAAAAGAAATTAAGATTAATTAGGGTTTTAATGCCCTCATCGGATGATGTTGTTTAATCTCTTGTATGGACAGGTGTAAACTATAATTCCCATGTTCGAGAAGTTGATCAAGAAAAAGATTCAATTGATTTTGGGACCCAACTTTAGCTTTTAAATGATAACAGCCTTCCCCGGAAACCGATGAGCTTCAACGACCGCTTGATGATCTTGAATGAAACGAATAAAAGTATCATGATTAGCCGTTTTCATATGAACGACGACAAACGCCGTGAAAGAAAAACCAAGTTTCATTTCATCGATGACGAGAGAGTAGGCTTGAATAATACCATTATCCTCCATTTTTTTAATACGGTTCCCTACTGCTTGTCCGGTCATATGAATCTGCTCTCCTATATCTCTCCATTGAATACGTGAATTTTCGGTTAATAACCGAAGAATTTGAACGTTTATTTGATCGATGTTCATAATAAAATCCTTTCGCCGTGAAATTCTTTGATACGAAAGTGTTTCATCAAAGGATCGATAAAAATTTAAAAATCCATTATCATTTTTATTGTAATCCATTCTTTAATGAGGTGAAAACAATGAGCACAGCTTTAATCGTTGTCGATATCCAAAATGACTATTTTCCAAATGGAAAGATGGAGTTAAGCAACCCTGACAAAGCAGCTGAAAATGCTGCTAAAGTAATTGATTGGTTCAGACAAAATAACAAAGACAATATTTTTCATGTTCAGCATATCGCAGCCAGTCCGGAGTTAGGCTTCTTTCTTCCAAATACAGAAGGTGCCGAAATATATGAAACGGTTCAACCGTTAGAAAACGAAGATGTTACCGTAAAAAACTTCCCTAACAGCTTTTTGCAGACGGATTTGGAAAGCAAGTTGAGAGAAAAAGGGGTAACCAAGGCCGTCGTTGTAGGCATGATGACGCATATGTGTATCGATGCCACCGTTAGAGCTGCCGTTGATCTAGGTTTTGAAACGACACTTATTGAAGATGCATGTGCAACAAGAGAGTTATCTTATCAAGAAAGGACAGTTCCAGCAGAACAAGTTCATAGCGCGTTTGTCAGTGCGGTCGACGGCATGTATGCCACTGTCATTTCGACCGAAGATTTCTTGACGAACGAATAAGTGAATAACAAATGGGAGGTTGTTAAAAAACAAGCTCCCTTTTAATATGATCACTATCATTTGTTCATCTTCCGCTATCTACTTTTAACTAGTAAATTTACCGCTTCATTAATGACATCTTCCGCGCTTTCTCCATTAGCCTGCTCCTCACGTATACATTGCTCCAGGTTCTTGCTCACAATGAGTGCCGAGGTACGGTCCAGGGCGTTTTTAGCTGCAGACAATTGAGTAACAACATCTCGGCAATCTTTTTCTTCTTCCATCATTTTTAGTACCCCTCTAATCTGCCCCTCTAACCGTTTCACTCGATTTTTCACTTGTTCATCATATTCCATAATAAAATTTCTCCTTTTTCATGATAACCGTATAATATACCCCTGTGCGTATATAGTCAATCTTCCGGCGCACGATAAGGAACCTTTATTTCCGTTATTTTGGTGGTTGATGATCTTCTCCCCACTGGCACATTTCCTGAATAATAGGCCAGAGTGTTTGCCCTTTGTCAGTAAGGCTATATTCAACTTTGGGAGGAATTTGCGGATATTCCTCACGATGAATAATACCATTGTTCATCATTTCTTTTAGTGAAGCGCTCAGTGTTTTATAAGTTATGTTGCCTAACATACGCTGGAGTTCATTATAGCGTACCGCACCATTTTTTGATAGATGATAAATAATTAGCAGCTTCCACTTCCCGCTTATTAAGGAAAGTGTGTATCCGAAAGCAGGTCCTTGGCTGTCAGCAGCATTACCATTAGTTGTTTTCATGTTTACACTATCCCCCAAGATAGTATGCGTCAAAAAAGTGCATACTTGTGAACGGATATGCAATATTTGCGGGGTTGGAACGAATGATTAATTATCTTCAAGCGTTTCATTTCTCTGAAAGTGATTTAGATTATTTGGAGGAGTTAGGCTACCGAACAGACTATATTGATTTTTTAAGAACCGTATATTTTACAGGATCTGTTCGAGCTATGAAAGAGGGGGAGGTTGCATTTGGCGATGCACCAATCCTTCGTATCGAAGCACCGTTAATTGAAGCGCAACTCATCGAAACGGCCTTGTTGAATATCGTAAATTATCAAACCCTTATCGCAACGAAAGCTTCTCGGATAAAACAAGTCGTTGGAGGAGAGCAGCCCGTTTCAGAGCTTGGCACAAGACGAGCACATGAATTCGATGCCGCATTATGGGGGACGAGAGCAACTTATATCGGTGGTTTCTCTAGCACAAGCAATGTTCGAGCAGGGAAACGATTTGACCTGCCAACTTCCGGGACACATGCCCATTCCTATGTTCAAGCGTATCAAAATGAATATATCGCTTTCCATAGGTACGCAAAAAGCCACAGTAATTGTGTTTCCCTAGTGGATACGTATGACACTATAAAATCAGGTGTTCCTACAGCAATCAAAGTTGCCAAAGAACTGGGCAACAACATTAATTTTGAAGGTATTCGGATAGACAGCGGGGACTTGGCCTATCTTTCCAAAGAAGCGAGGAAATTATTAGATCAGGCAGGATTTTTTGACACGAAAATTTATGCTTCGAATGATCTCGATGAATATACCATTATGAACTTAAGGGCACAAGGAGCAAAAATCGATGCATGGGGAGTTGGCACAAAAGCAATAACCGCCTTTGATCAACCGGCTTTAGGTTCTGTGTACAAACTGGTTTCCATTGAAGATGAAAACGGACAGTTGCGTGATACGATTAAACTTTCTGCAAGCCCTGAGAAAGTCACGACACCAGGGTTGAAAAAGGTATTCCGCATTATAAACAACCATACGAAAAAAGCAGAGGGTGATTATATCGCTTTAGCCAACGAACAACCAGAAAAAGAAGGTAAACTTCATATGTTTCACCCAGTGCATACGCATATTGGAAAGTTCGTCACCCATTTCACAGCCAAAGATTTGCACGAAAATATTATCGACCGTGGCACACTTGCGTATGAATGTCCTCATGTTCAAGAAATTCAATCTTATGCAGAGGAACAACTAAACCTGTTATGGGAAGAATACAAACGTTCCTTAAATCCAGCTGAATATCCTGTGAATTTAAGTCAGGCTTGTTGGGACAACAAAATGAAAAATATAGAGAAAGCAAAAAAACACAGCCAAAAACCAGTACCTTTATAAGGGGTTGATTGGCATGAAGATAGGTATTTATGGATCTTCGTTTGACCCCATCACGAATGTTCATTTATGGACTGCTTCCACCGTTCTTCACCAAGCAAAATTAGACAAAGTGATTTTTCTTCCCTGTGCAAGCAATCGTGCTGACAAGCAATTGCACACGGAAGATGAGCATCGTTGGAATATAATTCAACTTGCCATTAAAGACAACCAAGTATTTGTTGCCGACGATTATGAAATTTCCTTGCGCTCAGGGGTTGGAAAACAATACACATTATATACAATGGAACATTTTAAATCTAAATTTCCAAACGATGATGTCTTTTTCATTATGGGAGCGGACGTGTTGCGTGATATCGACAATCAAGATGTTCCCGTCCACAGGCGATGGCGTATGCGGGAGAAATTGATCCATTCAAACAAGTTTATCATCATGGCTAGAGATGGTATTGATATGACGAAAGTGATTTCAAAAAGTCCATTGCTGCGAAATCATGATGATGGTTCACGATTTCACCTAATTGATAAAGGGTTAGCGATGGAAATCAGTTCGAGCTACATTCGCCAAGAGTTTGCATTAGGTGGCGAACCAAGGTATTTACTCCCAGAAGCTTGTTATCAATACATTTTAGAACACGACTTATATCGGCACACGTAGCAAAAAATTGGGAGGTTGTTGAAAAACAATCTCCCTTTTTATATGATCACTATCATTTCATGATCAGCTTGAATTACTTTTTTTCATATACACCCAATAAAATAAAAAACACCCGTGCTGCACAAACAAACCAGCACGGGTACTTCCGGTTAATCTTTTTTAATGCTTAAATGTCCTTCATGCATCTCTTCAAGGGCGATGCCAACAAGTTTGTTAGACGTAGGTTTTTCAAGTGTCGAGGGATGCCCTTCCATTTCCTGGAGTTCACGTGCCCGTTGGGCGGCGATTGTGACGATGGAATACTTCGAATCAATCTTTGTGAGCAATGCGTCGATCGATGGATAAATCATAGTTACTTCACCTCCACGGATTGTCGGTAATGGTCGATGACGCGGTCTTTGCGGCAATGTTCGGCTTCAACAATGGAACGGACCCTTTGTACCGCTTTGTCGACGTCATCGTTTTCCACAACATAATCATAGTTTGCCATCATTTCAATTTCTAACCTGGCAACCGACATGCGTTCCTCAATGAGATCGCTGTTTTCGGTGCCTCGTTCTTCGATGCGTTTGCGCAGTTCGGACAGATCCGGCGGTGCCAAAAAAATAAAGACCCCCTCCGGGTAACGTTCCCTTACTTTCGCAGCACCCTGGACTTCAATTTCCAATATAATATCAGTGCCCGTTTGCACGGTGTCCGTGACATTTTGCAGGGGGGTGCCATAATAATTGTTCACATACTTTGCCCATTCCAACAACTCGCCGTTGGCGATCATTTCCTTAAACGCCTCTTCGCTTTTAAAAAAATAATTCACGCCGTCTTTCTCGCCTTCCCGCGGGGCGCGGGTCGTAGCGGAAACCGAGTAGTTAATCGAATCATCAACGGCGCGCAATGCATTGCAAACCGTACCCTTTCCCACCCCGGCAGGTCCGGAAAGAACGATGAGTAGCCCGTGATCTTTCTTCAACATTGTTCATCCTTCCATCGGTGTACGTTTTCTCCAATTGTATCACCAACATGTCCCTTTGGGAAATAGGATATACCCGCGAGACTCGCTAATCGTCATCGTTTTCCTCTTTTGTCGTTAAGCGTTGGGCAACGGTTTCAGGCTGGACGGCCGAGAGAATGACATGATCGCTGTCAACGATCACGACCGCTCGCGTTCGTCTGCCATACGTCGCGTCAATGAGCATGTTGCGGTCGCGGCCTTCTTGAATGATGCGTTTGATCGGCGCAGACTCGGGGCTAACGATGGCGATGATACGGTTCGCGGAAACGATATTTCCAAAACCGATGTTAATCAATTTAATACTCAATTGTAACCCTCTTTTCTATTCGATATTCTGCACCTGTTCCTTCACCTTTTCAAGGATGCTTTTCATTTCGACGACTACTTTTGATAGGCTTTGGTCATTGCCTTTGGATCCGATC
It includes:
- a CDS encoding DsrE/DsrF/DrsH-like family protein produces the protein MEGNHSRVAIIAANGGKFDAYKVFNIATAAAASDKEVGIFFTFEGLNLIHKEAHKTLPLPEGKEHFQEGFQKANVPSISDLLEMAQEMDVKMIGCQMTMDVMNLEKDDFVDGIEVGGAASFIEFAKDADISLTF
- a CDS encoding cysteine hydrolase family protein yields the protein MSTALIVVDIQNDYFPNGKMELSNPDKAAENAAKVIDWFRQNNKDNIFHVQHIAASPELGFFLPNTEGAEIYETVQPLENEDVTVKNFPNSFLQTDLESKLREKGVTKAVVVGMMTHMCIDATVRAAVDLGFETTLIEDACATRELSYQERTVPAEQVHSAFVSAVDGMYATVISTEDFLTNE
- a CDS encoding metal-sensitive transcriptional regulator, whose amino-acid sequence is MEYDEQVKNRVKRLEGQIRGVLKMMEEEKDCRDVVTQLSAAKNALDRTSALIVSKNLEQCIREEQANGESAEDVINEAVNLLVKSR
- a CDS encoding winged helix-turn-helix transcriptional regulator; protein product: MKTTNGNAADSQGPAFGYTLSLISGKWKLLIIYHLSKNGAVRYNELQRMLGNITYKTLSASLKEMMNNGIIHREEYPQIPPKVEYSLTDKGQTLWPIIQEMCQWGEDHQPPK
- the nadD gene encoding nicotinate (nicotinamide) nucleotide adenylyltransferase gives rise to the protein MKIGIYGSSFDPITNVHLWTASTVLHQAKLDKVIFLPCASNRADKQLHTEDEHRWNIIQLAIKDNQVFVADDYEISLRSGVGKQYTLYTMEHFKSKFPNDDVFFIMGADVLRDIDNQDVPVHRRWRMREKLIHSNKFIIMARDGIDMTKVISKSPLLRNHDDGSRFHLIDKGLAMEISSSYIRQEFALGGEPRYLLPEACYQYILEHDLYRHT
- the rpoZ gene encoding DNA-directed RNA polymerase subunit omega; this translates as MIYPSIDALLTKIDSKYSIVTIAAQRARELQEMEGHPSTLEKPTSNKLVGIALEEMHEGHLSIKKD
- the gmk gene encoding guanylate kinase; translation: MKKDHGLLIVLSGPAGVGKGTVCNALRAVDDSINYSVSATTRAPREGEKDGVNYFFKSEEAFKEMIANGELLEWAKYVNNYYGTPLQNVTDTVQTGTDIILEIEVQGAAKVRERYPEGVFIFLAPPDLSELRKRIEERGTENSDLIEERMSVARLEIEMMANYDYVVENDDVDKAVQRVRSIVEAEHCRKDRVIDHYRQSVEVK
- the remA gene encoding extracellular matrix/biofilm regulator RemA, yielding MSIKLINIGFGNIVSANRIIAIVSPESAPIKRIIQEGRDRNMLIDATYGRRTRAVVIVDSDHVILSAVQPETVAQRLTTKEENDDD